A window of the Brachyspira suanatina genome harbors these coding sequences:
- a CDS encoding DIP1984 family protein yields the protein MKLGEALLKKEEYIKKIDNLKKRVKNNVAIKEDNENNEDPNDLIKEYIETNNELSDLMMKISNKENTTRLEIGISISEAINIRDKLSREIDIYKSILKEVNSKDFRTAKNEVKMKVLVNVKDIQNEFDKLSKAFNDIDIMIQSANWNTDL from the coding sequence ATGAAACTAGGAGAAGCATTGCTAAAAAAAGAGGAATATATCAAAAAAATAGATAATTTAAAGAAAAGAGTTAAAAATAATGTTGCCATAAAAGAAGATAATGAAAATAATGAAGACCCCAATGATTTGATTAAAGAATATATAGAAACAAATAATGAATTGTCCGACTTGATGATGAAAATAAGCAATAAAGAGAATACTACAAGATTAGAGATAGGTATATCAATATCAGAAGCTATTAATATAAGAGATAAATTAAGCAGGGAAATAGATATTTATAAAAGCATTTTGAAAGAGGTAAACAGTAAAGATTTTAGAACAGCAAAAAATGAAGTAAAAATGAAAGTATTAGTTAATGTAAAAGATATACAAAATGAATTTGACAAATTATCAAAAGCATTTAATGATATTGATATCATGATACAGTCTGCTAACTGGAATACAGATTTATAA
- a CDS encoding HAD family hydrolase produces MNKLDLVIFDMDGLLLDTETISLAAWKKSFKNYNVNIDVEKLFFSKILGSNENTIKNTIMEISNNNEKLFYDIIKSQIEESFNIVREDGINIKKGANELIKFLNDNNIKKAIASSSIRKKVDLYLEKTNLKKEFDYIVCGDEAEFPKPYPHLYNNACSYFNADKNNVIILEDSKNGLLSAKNANIEKRFYIPDLLLLSEEDEKELAYKKFSDLIEVKNYIENNFKYN; encoded by the coding sequence ATGAATAAATTAGATTTGGTAATATTCGATATGGATGGTCTGCTGCTTGATACTGAAACTATAAGTTTGGCTGCTTGGAAAAAATCTTTTAAAAATTATAATGTCAATATAGATGTTGAAAAATTGTTTTTCAGTAAAATATTAGGGTCAAATGAAAATACAATAAAAAATACAATAATGGAAATTTCAAATAATAATGAAAAATTATTTTATGATATAATTAAAAGCCAAATAGAAGAATCTTTTAATATAGTTAGAGAAGATGGCATCAATATAAAAAAGGGAGCCAATGAATTAATAAAGTTTTTAAATGATAATAATATAAAAAAAGCTATAGCTAGTTCAAGCATAAGAAAAAAAGTTGATTTGTATTTAGAGAAAACTAATTTGAAAAAAGAATTTGATTATATAGTTTGCGGAGATGAAGCAGAATTTCCTAAGCCTTATCCTCATTTATATAATAATGCCTGCAGTTATTTTAATGCTGATAAAAATAATGTAATAATATTAGAAGATTCTAAAAACGGACTTTTATCTGCCAAGAATGCTAATATAGAAAAAAGATTTTATATTCCTGATTTGCTTTTATTATCTGAGGAAGATGAAAAAGAATTAGCGTACAAAAAATTTAGTGATTTAATAGAAGTAAAAAACTATATAGAAAATAATTTTAAATATAATTAA